In one Pseudoliparis swirei isolate HS2019 ecotype Mariana Trench chromosome 23, NWPU_hadal_v1, whole genome shotgun sequence genomic region, the following are encoded:
- the pctp gene encoding phosphatidylcholine transfer protein isoform X1: MSPQFTDEEFQGAWRELDEPQLDGGWEMFVETMGVKIYRLYDKETRLYEYKVFGVLATCSAELCADVYMDLAYRKHWDTYVKELYETDFSGQTAIYWQVKYPFPLSNRDYVYVRERRDLQVGGRTVRVVLARSAPELPCAESGGVLRVKDYKQSVAMESDGGSGTKVFMNYFDNPGGNIPTWLVNWAAGTGVPDFLNNMQKACSKYGDYKKK; encoded by the exons ATGTCGCCGCAGTTCACGGACGAGGAGTTTCAGGGCGCGTGGCGGGAGCTGGACGAGCCGCAGCTGGACGGAGGATGGGAGATGTTCGTGGAGACGATGGGAGTGAAGATCTACCGGCTCTACGACAAG GAAACGCGCCTGTACGAGTACAAAGTCTTCGGCGTGCTCGCCACCTGCAGCGCGGAGCTGTGTGCAGACGTCTACATGGACCTGGCCTACCGGAAGCACTGGGACACGTACGTGAAAg AGCTCTATGAAACAGACTTCAGTGGCCAGACGGCGATCTACTGGCAAGTGAAGTACCCGTTCCCTCTGTCCAACAGAGAC TACGTGTACGTGAGGGAGCGCCGCGACCTGCAGGTGGGCGGCAGGACGGTCCGCGTGGTGCTGGCCAGGAGCGCGCCGGAGCTGCCGTGTGCCGAGAGCGGCGGCGTGCTGCGGGTCAAAGACTACAAGCAGAGCGTCGCCATGGAGAGCGATGGGGGCTCTGGGACCAAAG TTTTCATGAATTACTTCGACAACCCCGGTGGCAATATTCCGACCTGGCTGGTGAACTGGGCCGCGGGG ACCGGGGTCCCAGACTTCTTGAACAACATGCAGAAGGCCTGCAGCAAATATGGCGACTACAAGAAGAAGtga
- the pctp gene encoding phosphatidylcholine transfer protein isoform X2 gives MSPQFTDEEFQGAWRELDEPQLDGGWEMFVETMGVKIYRLYDKETRLYEYKVFGVLATCSAELCADVYMDLAYRKHWDTYVKELYETDFSGQTAIYWQVKYPFPLSNRDYVYVRERRDLQVGGRTVRVVLARSAPELPCAESGGVLRVKDYKQSVAMESDGGSGTKVFMNYFDNPGGNIPTWLVNWAAGIYHHLLER, from the exons ATGTCGCCGCAGTTCACGGACGAGGAGTTTCAGGGCGCGTGGCGGGAGCTGGACGAGCCGCAGCTGGACGGAGGATGGGAGATGTTCGTGGAGACGATGGGAGTGAAGATCTACCGGCTCTACGACAAG GAAACGCGCCTGTACGAGTACAAAGTCTTCGGCGTGCTCGCCACCTGCAGCGCGGAGCTGTGTGCAGACGTCTACATGGACCTGGCCTACCGGAAGCACTGGGACACGTACGTGAAAg AGCTCTATGAAACAGACTTCAGTGGCCAGACGGCGATCTACTGGCAAGTGAAGTACCCGTTCCCTCTGTCCAACAGAGAC TACGTGTACGTGAGGGAGCGCCGCGACCTGCAGGTGGGCGGCAGGACGGTCCGCGTGGTGCTGGCCAGGAGCGCGCCGGAGCTGCCGTGTGCCGAGAGCGGCGGCGTGCTGCGGGTCAAAGACTACAAGCAGAGCGTCGCCATGGAGAGCGATGGGGGCTCTGGGACCAAAG TTTTCATGAATTACTTCGACAACCCCGGTGGCAATATTCCGACCTGGCTGGTGAACTGGGCCGCGGGG ATTTATCACCATCTTCTGGAGCGTTGa
- the pctp gene encoding phosphatidylcholine transfer protein isoform X3: MSPQFTDEEFQGAWRELDEPQLDGGWEMFVETMGVKIYRLYDKETRLYEYKVFGVLATCSAELCADVYMDLAYRKHWDTYVKELYETDFSGQTAIYWQVKYPFPLSNRDYVYVRERRDLQVGGRTVRVVLARSAPELPCAESGGVLRVKDYKQSVAMESDGGSGTKGEKTAGETTPAQS; encoded by the exons ATGTCGCCGCAGTTCACGGACGAGGAGTTTCAGGGCGCGTGGCGGGAGCTGGACGAGCCGCAGCTGGACGGAGGATGGGAGATGTTCGTGGAGACGATGGGAGTGAAGATCTACCGGCTCTACGACAAG GAAACGCGCCTGTACGAGTACAAAGTCTTCGGCGTGCTCGCCACCTGCAGCGCGGAGCTGTGTGCAGACGTCTACATGGACCTGGCCTACCGGAAGCACTGGGACACGTACGTGAAAg AGCTCTATGAAACAGACTTCAGTGGCCAGACGGCGATCTACTGGCAAGTGAAGTACCCGTTCCCTCTGTCCAACAGAGAC TACGTGTACGTGAGGGAGCGCCGCGACCTGCAGGTGGGCGGCAGGACGGTCCGCGTGGTGCTGGCCAGGAGCGCGCCGGAGCTGCCGTGTGCCGAGAGCGGCGGCGTGCTGCGGGTCAAAGACTACAAGCAGAGCGTCGCCATGGAGAGCGATGGGGGCTCTGGGACCAAAG gtgagaagacagctggagaaactactccagcgcagagctga
- the tmem100a gene encoding transmembrane protein 100 produces the protein MPGEAKEDAVRRPATPEKACNTERPAAATAVVNIPRGVNEVQLTAATGGAELSCYRCTVPFGVVVLIAGVVVTAVAYSFNSHGSTISYLGLVLLATGLVLLASSVVCWRLRLDRKKERRRESQTTLVVSQRRIFS, from the coding sequence ATGCCAGGAGAAGCCAAAGAGGACGCCGTGAGGAGGCCAGCGACGCCGGAGAAGGCGTGCAACACCGAGcgccccgccgccgccaccgccgtgGTGAACATCCCCAGGGGGGTCAACGAAGTCCAGCTGACCGCCGCCACCGGCGGGGCGGAGCTGTCCTGCTACCGCTGCACCGTGCCCTTCGGCGTGGTGGTCCTCATCGCCGGCGTGGTGGTCACCGCCGTGGCCTACAGCTTCAACTCGCACGGCTCCACCATCTCCTACCTCGGCCTGGTGCTGCTGGCGACCGGCCTGGTGCTGCTGGCGTCCAGCGTCGTCTGCTGGCGGCTGAGGCTGGACAGGAAGAAGGAGCGGCGGCGGGAGAGCCAGaccaccctggtggtcagccaGCGGAGGATCTTCTCTTGA
- the LOC130188405 gene encoding sporozoite surface protein 2-like, with translation MLGNAPNDPKDPKDPKDSKDPKDPKYSKDPKEPKDPKDPHDPNDPKDPKDPKYSKDPKDPKYSKDPKDSKDPKDPKDSKDPKDTKDPKYPKDTNDPNAPYNPNASNDPNAPMTPTPPTTPTTLEKG, from the coding sequence ATGTTGGGGAACGCCCCGAATGACCCCAAAGACCCCAAAGACCccaaagactccaaagaccCCAAAGACCCCAAATACTCCAAAGACCCCAAAGAACCCAAAGACCCCAAAGACCCCCACGACCCCAACGACCCCAAAGACCCCAAAGACCCCAAATACTCCAAAGACCCCAAAGACCCCAAATACTCCAAAGACCccaaagactccaaagaccCCAAAGACCccaaagactccaaagaccCCAAAGACACCAAAGACCCCAAATACCCCAAAGACACCAACGACCCCAATGCCCCCTACAACCCCAACGCCTCCAACGACCCCAACGCCCCCATGACCCCAACGCCCCCTACAACCCCAACGACCCTTGAAAAAGGATAA
- the si:ch73-256g18.2 gene encoding small integral membrane protein 36 yields MGFLENYQEIDPVTLNLCILIASYVILLLVFLISCIMYDCRGKDPTKEYAPDPLPTPSPVRLVVMQSSPAPKGRWDAANMVATYHEPAHPEKKSTMV; encoded by the coding sequence ATGGGCTTTCTGGAAAACTACCAGGAGATCGACCCCGTCACCCTGAACCTCTGCATCCTCATCGCCAGCTACGTCATCCTGCTCCTCGTCTTCCTGATATCGTGCATCATGTACGACTGCCGGGGCAAAGACCCCACCAAGGAGTACGCCCCGGACCCCCTGCCCACGCCGTCCCCCGTCCGGCTGGTGGTGATGCAGAGCTCCCCGGCGCCGAAGGGCCGGTGGGACGCGGCCAACATGGTCGCGACCTACCACGAGCCCGCGCACCCGGAGAAGAAGAGCACGATGGTCTGA